The DNA sequence CTTTCCCACACAGCAAATGTGACTTTTCTCTCCCATGGAGCTGAGTCTGCCACCTCCAGTATACTGGCACCACCGCCAGGCCAGGGCTCGGGCTAGCCCCGTGCAGGCAGCCAACGTCCGCTCCGGCAGGCATGCAGGAGCCCTGCTCCTCGGACCACTTGCCAGCCCCAGGCTCGGCCTCACCAGCGACCTGCCACAATGCAGAAAGCGAACTCAGAGGTGGCATGAAGGATGCTTCTGCCCAAACGCAGGGCAGGAAAGCTGCTGGGGGTCCCTGGGTAGGTCCCTGGCACAGGGCACTCCCCCGCCTGGGCCAAGCACCAGGGAAttccctctctgcagctgcttaGGAGGAGCCTGAACATGTGCTTTGTGCAGTGGGCTGGGAAAATATCCACCCTTCTATCCctccatcttttcttccttccctccatccttctATTCCTCTGTACCTCCAGgcatccctccttccctccctctgcacgCTATGTCCCCCTGCCGAGCTCCCAGTCTGCTCGCACCTTCCCTTCCCACATGCAGGATCGGGTCCTGCCAGCTGCCCCCACCTTGTCCTCCCTGGTGCCCCACGCACTCCCGGGAGAGCAGGACCAGGTCATCTCTTGTCACCTCCATCTCGTCCCTGCTgtcagcagggaaggggcaggggttGTGCTCTCTGTGCTGTATCGTGCTCTTCACGCTTGGTCTCGCAGTCCAGCTGCCGGCCCACGGatgggagcagtgggcaacacgGGAGAGACCGGCCTGCTGCAGCCCGCTCCAGGATCCCCTCCTGCAGCCGAAAGCAGTGCAGGCCATGTGGCTGCCACAGAGGGGTGACAGCCCCCGGGGCCACCAGGGCCAGCCAGTCTGTGTGCAGGCGTGGGAGGCCggggcagctctgccagcagagcGGGGAGAAGGGATGCAGTGAGGAAGCCCTGGGGAACCCGAGAgcttggaggagcaggaggacggACAGGGATCGAGAGGCACCAGGACAGACACCCAGTCCTGCCCCACAGGGGCCAGCCCCTTGAGGCCACCAGTGCTGTCAGTACTCTGCCCTCCCCCTTGGGATGCTTGCGCTGCAGCACAAGCGCTCGCAGTGGGGAGCTGTGTGCTGTGGGTACCCAGCTTGCGGGGCGGCGGGCGAAGTCAAGAGGGGgcacctggcagtgcccaggAGGGCTGGCGGCAGGGCTGTGTGGGCTGCCCTCTCTGGAGGTCACATCACTCCCATcagggcacccccagccctgagaGATGCCCAGCAAGCTCCTGTGCCATGAGGACCCTGACTTGCCCTGGGACCATCTCCACCAGCAGCCCACGCTGGCAGCACTGGTGGGGAAGGGTGCTGGGAGCTGCGTGGCAGTTTGCAGTGGGACCCTCAAGgccagaggcaggaggagaaggaagaagaggtttGCTCGGAGCACGTGAAGCCGACCACACGCTCGGCCTTCGCCATCCTCCAGCGAGGCTCTCCTCGCTGCCCCTGCTCTGCAGCGCCCACGGAGCAGCGGCTGCATGAGTCAGGGCTCAGGGTGGGGTCAGCAGGGCGACCCTGCCTTTTGCGGCAGCGTTAGTCACCGTGCAAGGATGCACCAGCCCAGCAGCATCAGAGCCCCCAGCATCTCTGCTTTCCCGGTGTCTCACACCCGGCGACCTGCCTGAGTTTGCTTGCCATGAGTCAGGTGCAAACCGCACGGCCACCCTGTCCAGCCGGGCCTGTCttcctggctgccctgggctgggATGCTGGCAGGGCTTGGGGCAGCGGGCGCACACCAGTGCCAGCACTGTCATTCAGCCAGCACTGCCCCTCACATCGGGGTGGAGGAGCAGGCTCTGGCCAGCCCCAGGAGCATCCTTGCAGCACGGCTGCGCTGGGGCAGCTCGGCAGAGCGCGCAGCTCCAcggctcctcttctcctcccagcaCCCATCAGCTGCTGCCATGGTGCCAGCAGGCTGAAGGAGAGAGTCAAGGCCACGCTGCGCCTCGTctcaggcagggagcagctgcaGCTCGTGGGGTGGAGGCACTGTGATTCCCACCTCTCCGTTGCAGGCAGGAGAGAAACCGTGGGGTCAGCGGTGGAGCCGAGCAGGATGCGGGGCGAGCAGATGGAGGACAGCCCTTTGGACCCTGACATGGGCGGAGGAATTGCCCCTGGGGAAGGGCTTAGCAAGGAGCTAGGATCATGCCTGTGGTAGAGAGGACAGAAAGCCCAGGCAGCATAGCGTGGGCATGGCTAGGGCACAGGCATATGGGGATGGAAGGAGCCAGTGATGCTCAGCAGCGCTGGACCCATGTCCTCTGTGCTGCCCCGGCTCCCAGAGCTGCACTTCCCCAGCTCCCGCATTCCCCAGCAGGTTTCTCCTGCCTTCCCTCACTGATTTGCAAGCAGGAGAGTCGTGGGTACCGTGCCATGGGAGTCTCAAACGCCAGGGCTGGGCTTGGGGATCAAACTCCCCGGACTGCCCCACGCCGAGCCTCCCCAGCACCACAGGGACTGGTGGGGGGGGAGAGTCAGGATGCAGGGATGACCAGCGAGGGGGATCCCGAGCCTTTGCACACCATGGCAGCCCTGGGGCCGCTGGGAAGGAGAGTGTCCCCGAAGGGCCAGCCTGGGGCCACGCCGCGAGCTGGGGCGGCAGGGAGTTGGCTGACGTGGGGCTGGACAAGCGCGTCTCCGGGTGAGTCTTCCCTGCAGGGTGGACGCGCGTCCCCGGGAATGGGCGGAGGGGTGCTGGTCCCCATCaggtgagcagggcacagagccatctcagcagcaccttctccagcacctcccagctcCAGGGGGAAGTGAGTCGCAGCCCCCTTCCTGCAAAAAGAGCATCGTTGCTGCTTTCATTACAGAGCGGGAGAGAGCTTGCCCGCAGGCTCGTTCCTCCTGCCAGGACCAGCCAGGCCCACGGTGAGCACCAGAGCTATcctgggagcagccagggctggtgcaggtgggcagagccccccagggTCCCCCGCAGTAGGGAGGGATAAGCTGGACCCTCATGGACGTGCCAGGAGCCAGAGAGAATAGGGACAGgggacagcagcaggcagctcccTGGAGGGAGCAGCAAAACCCGGAGCAGGGAGGTGGAAGGACTGTTGGGCTTCGCTGCCCAGAGCCTTTCCATGGAGCAGGGGAGGCAGCCAGGAGCCCTGGCCGAGACCCAGCTCCACCAGCCCGGCGTCGCCCTGCGGCTGCCTGCAACCTTGCTAAGCAGCCAGGAATAACAAGGCAGAGCGGGCTGCGTCCCAGagcagggcgcggggccgggggccaggcCATCTCGCGGGAGCGCAGGGTCCTGCCGCAGGGCGGCACAACACAGCCGCCCCGGCTTCGCCCGCGCGGGGGCCCGGGAGCTCCCCCACTGCTCAGGGGAAGCGCTCTGCTCTGGGACGCCGCTCTTCGGAGGGGACGGACCCAGCACCGCTGGCACCGGCCCCCTGCGTCAGCACAGGGCTGCCCTCTGCCCGCCGCGACAGCCGCAGCCCCGTGTCGCTCAGCACCCCTCGGAGCACGACGCGGCCCTCTCTCCGGTGCTGCGCTGCGACCTCGACAAATGGGTTCGTCAGAGGTTTCCGGTGCTGCTGTCTGAGCCTTCCTGTAACTGAGATGGTATTTGGGTTTCTCAGCCTCCCCCTTGTAGGCCTATCTATGTTACTCCAAACTTTCctaaaaagtttctttttctggctAAAACAGTCTATTTTTGGTCTCAgttcagagggatttttttttttaaagtttgattgAATTAATCTGTCCGGCTGTTTTCAACTTGGGCAATTGAAGGGAAAATTGTGCTCTtcccagttgaaaaaaaaaaaatgaagccattAATGTTACagaggtttgggattttttttttttttaacccaaatactataaacttccttttttcccttgggAAGATGCTCCAAGTTTTGCAATGTAAACTGTCCAGCACCAGGGATCTGGGCTACACACGCATGTACAGCTACACTCCCCGGACTCTCTGGCTACTCAGGGTGCCCACACAGCTGCAGCCGTGCACCCTTCACTCTCCCTGGCCCCGAGAGCTGGGTCACGCCTGAGCATCGCCCCAGAGAGTACAGGGacagcagtgggggggggggagctgggggaccTCCTCTGCCATTCAGGATTGACCCCTTTATTGCCCCCGATGCTTTTGCAGGATCCCATAGGCTTTGTGGCACCCCCTCCCTTGTACTGCCCCCAGCATCTCCTCATGCATTCTGGTATAAATTGCccccatgcacgcacacacacacacacacatacacactcatgcCCACACTCCCATACACATATACTCATATGCACACACCCCCGTGCACACACAGCCCCCATGCACACCCCCATGGACCCACATGCACACCCCTGTGCACACACTCATACACActgcacacccatgcacacacacccatagctccccccccccccccgggcactcCCCCATGCACACACCCCCAAGCACACCGCCATGAACCCTCAAGCACACCCTCGTGCACATCTCCTTGCACACCCTCATGTCCCCCCTCCTTGCACAATTTCATGCACACAGCTTCACAGACAGCCCTTGGGTGCACCCCGTGCACATACGCCCATGCCCCCCCGAACGCTTTCCCATCCCCCTGCATGCACTGCCCCCATGCACACCCCATGGTCCTGCCACGCACACACCTCTAGGCAACCCCATGGGCCCCCACGAATCACCCGCGGTCCTCCACGAGCTCCGCCACGCACAACCCCCCCTGCACACCCCCATAGCGTCCTATACACACACATCCTTGCACCCCTCCCCGATGCAACCCCATGGTCCCCCATGCATCCCCCCATGCACCCCTCCTACGCACACCCCTCTTGCACCTCCTATGCAgagccccccggtggccccccggcaccccccggccccctcacCCCGCGGtgcgcccccgccgctccccctggcggccgccgggcgcgtcgcgccccggcccccccgcgccgccgcctgctgcgggctgcgggctgctcAGCGGCTGGGAGGGATGCTGGGACGCTGCTGGGGGGCTCCTAGGGGGCTGGCGAGCTGGCCGCTGCTAGAGGGGTGGCAGGGCTCCTAGGGGGCTCCCAGGGGGCTGGAGGGCAGCTAGAggtctggggagggggctgcccagcctGCTCCAGCTTGCTGCGCTGGGCCTGATCCCTGCCTGGCGGAGGGCATCGCCGGGCTGTGCCAGGACCTTCCCCAGGTGCAAAGGGAAAGCATTTGGCTCTGCCAGCTCTGGGCCGGCACAGAGCAGTAGCAGGAGTTGGCACTCCCCAAAACCATCGTCCCCGCTCCTTAGTCAGGCAGGGTGCTTGGGAGGTGCAGAGGAGTCACTCCCGCACACGCCGACCGGGTGACACTCTCTGACTGGCAAGACctttcctgcccctgccctggctctgtTTTCCACCTTCCTCTGTCTGCATTTTTGGCTCCTGTGGCATCCAGCCTTCAAGAGGTGGAACTGGGACAGTGGCAGGGAGGGGACGGCTTGGGAACAGATCCGCCTCCCTTACGCACATGAACGACCCAGCCTCCCCCAGGATTATCCATGACCTGGTCCTCCAAAGCCACGTCCATGCAGCCAGGACCATGAGAGCTGCCCACTGTTGGGAAACGGAGGCAGCCACCggggaaggagctcctgaaggTCAGAGCTGGGACGGAGCCAGAAAACATGATTCCCAGCCCCTGGCCCAACCCCTGCGCTCTGACTTCTCACGGCACTGTTCAGAGTTACCCCAGCACAAGGGCTtcagcctgggagggagctggggtGACCCGGAGGCCCAGGGACCTGCTTGAGCTGAATCCTCCTGATGGCAGCCCAGGACTTGAGACACACTCCACTCTTTCTAATTCTAAGGGATCTGCTCACGCAGCCTAGCTCCTAACAGGCTCCTCCAACTCCCACCAAACAGGCCCCACGTCCCCGGTGctcccctgctgcagggccctccTGCACCCACGCATGTCCTCCCCATCCCAGGCACACCTGCGCAAACACATTGAGACACGTGCAAGCAAGCATGCTCGTGCGCAGACACACACGGGTCAGGGTCACCTGCAAAGGCACAGTGACAGTGTGCAGTGTATTCATAGACACGCGTGCAGACACACAGGCAGACTTGCTCGACACACACACGAGAGGCTCGCACGCACCAATACGGGGGCGCACACAAACTCGCATGCACACATAGGGTTGCGAACACGTGGGCATGTTACCTGCATTCACGCGCACACGCACAGAGCTGCTTGCGTGCACAGATACCTCTGCACGCAGCTGCCCGGCCCTGCTCTCACACACTGCCGTGTTTGCACGCGCGTGCGCATGGCTGGGAGTTGTGGGGAGCCCCGCGTGCCTCCCCTCTCCGAGCGCCGCTCGGGGAGAGCCAGGAGGGAATTTCCAGCCGTAAAGCTGCAGCTGACAGATTTAGAGGCTCCCGCCCCGGCGCTCACCAGGCCAAGGTAGTCGTTCACCAGCGCCCtgcttgccctgccttgccccgCTCGCTGGCTGAGGCGGGCGAGCAGGGACCCCGGGGGCTCTGCCCGTCCCCCGGGAGCGTGTGGCACCCCTCGCCACGGCAGTGCGGGCAGCGCCGTGAGCTTTGCCCCTGCCTCGTGGGCTTCCTGCTGCTGCGAGCCCCCTGCtcgcccaggaggggcaggggctgATCAGGTTACGGAGACATGCCTGGCGCAGTGCCGGCCAGGTGAGGCTGCACGCGGCCTGCGGCATGCCAGCCAAATGCCTCGCATGCCACCAACCCAGGCAGTGCCAACGCCGCACAGCGCTTCTCCGtgcccagccccagggcaggagcTGCCACGAAAGCGGCTGAaggtagagaggaaaaaaatacaggagatGTTTGAGAAACTCACAGCAAGGCGGCCAGCAATACCTCCTGCCCGGAGGCGCGTGGAGGGGGCTGCAGACCGCAGGAGGTTGTTCGCCGCGGCTATCCCGAGTCTGGTGGAGCTGGGACACAAACCAGCATCTCCAAGTGAGGGTGCCCATGGATGCAGGGAGGAGAGCACCAGCTCGGCATGGGGGCTgcggagcagggcaggagagcaccTGGCCTCATCCAGCACGCTTCTGGGCCACGCGGGTCTAAAACCATGGAGAAGAGCAGGCAGTGGATGAGAAACGAGCCAGGCTCTGTTGCACATCCAAGCATGGCCAGCACGAAcagggggctggagggagctggaCTTGCAGAAGGGGCTGGCTGGCTCTCTGGACAGTCCCGTGGCCGGTACGGCAGTCAGCgcttcccagccctccccagcaaGCGCTGCGGGACACTGGGTTTAAATAGCTTTATTAGTGGAAGCTCTGCCTCCGCAGTCCCCACCGCAGGGGCCGTGGggatgccaggcagcccccaaGTGTCCCCTGGAGCACGAGGATTCACGGGGCAGAGAGCTGGGCTCCCCATACTGTCCCTGCCACCAGCCCAGCCTACCCTCCGGGGCGACCTGTCTGTGTCCTAGGGCCATGGCACAGCCCCGGTGCCCTCGGCATGGGGCTGAGGGCGGCCCCAAAAGCGTCCCTGGGGAGGCAGCGGCACGGCCAGGGCAGTCAGACGCAGAGGCTGAGCTCCTGGCGGACGGAGCACTTGCGGCACTGCACCACGCAGCACCAGTGGAAGCGGCACAGGCAGTTCTCCTCCAGCACCACGGTCTCGTCCCGGTGCCCTCGCCCGCAGCACAGCAGGTCGCAGCCGCTGGTGTCCATGGCCGTGCTGTTGCAGACGCGGCCCCGGGTGCCCAGCGAGCCCGTCTTGCGGTTGGCCGAGCAGAAGTCGGGCGAGTCGGCCGAGTAGATGAGGTCCTGCTTGTCGGGCGGTTTGATGTTGTCGCCCACAGGGATGAGGGTTTTCCCATCGTTGCCCCCCATCACCTTGAAGGCGCCGTTGAAGCGCTCCAGCAGGCGGTCGCCCACCTCGCGGAAATGGGGCATCTTCCGCCAGCAGGTCCGCAGGGTGCAGGAGCCTGACAGCCCGTGGCATTTGCACTCTGTCCTCATGTAGCTCCGCACCGCCTGGGGAGACACGGGGATGCTCAGCTCGGGGGTGTCCCCTCCGTGCATGTCCatcccctgcccagcaccccccATCCAAAACCCTCTGGCTCTTGGGTGCTGTCCCGCCTGGCCCaggggagggtgcaggggggagaAGGTTTTTCCAAAGCTCCTGCTTAAATATATTGGTCCATATTTCATCCAGAAAGCCGGCAGGGGACCCACCGTGGGTGCCTGTGCAGTGTATGGGGAGGGAGAGCTGCTTTGTCGGGGAGATACACGATGAGGCTGAGCtgggtgggaggctgggggaggatggagggatcCCTTTGCAGCCGCAGCggagggcagggagcagaggggtcCTTACCAAGCGCCCGGCTTCATTGTTGTGCAGGTCAATTAGAGCCCGGATgtcatttttgcctttcttgctCTTGGCATCCATGAACTGCTGGGACTTCTCATAGCCAAACTGCACATcgtccccgcagcccccccacTCCCAGGCCGTGCCCTCGGTGCCTGGGCCAGCCGTGGGCGAGGGGGGAGCCCGGCTCCGCGTCAGCTCGCAGCCGCACTGCAGCAGTTCGCCCATGCTGCAGGCCTGCGTGATGGCGTGGCTCACCCCGGCCGCCGTGATGGCGTACACGAAGGCCGTCTCCCGGATATCTGCAGGGGAAACAGCAGGGCCAGGATGC is a window from the Struthio camelus isolate bStrCam1 chromosome 6, bStrCam1.hap1, whole genome shotgun sequence genome containing:
- the WNT6 gene encoding protein Wnt-6 isoform X2 → MDPNSICRKTKRLAGKQAELCQLEPEIVQEVAKGTKLGVRECQYQFRFRRWNCTSHSKYFGKILQQDIRETAFVYAITAAGVSHAITQACSMGELLQCGCELTRSRAPPSPTAGPGTEGTAWEWGGCGDDVQFGYEKSQQFMDAKSKKGKNDIRALIDLHNNEAGRLAVRSYMRTECKCHGLSGSCTLRTCWRKMPHFREVGDRLLERFNGAFKVMGGNDGKTLIPVGDNIKPPDKQDLIYSADSPDFCSANRKTGSLGTRGRVCNSTAMDTSGCDLLCCGRGHRDETVVLEENCLCRFHWCCVVQCRKCSVRQELSLCV
- the WNT6 gene encoding protein Wnt-6 isoform X1; this translates as MLPSSRTQLGLFFILLCPANIIGLWWAVGSPLVMDPNSICRKTKRLAGKQAELCQLEPEIVQEVAKGTKLGVRECQYQFRFRRWNCTSHSKYFGKILQQDIRETAFVYAITAAGVSHAITQACSMGELLQCGCELTRSRAPPSPTAGPGTEGTAWEWGGCGDDVQFGYEKSQQFMDAKSKKGKNDIRALIDLHNNEAGRLAVRSYMRTECKCHGLSGSCTLRTCWRKMPHFREVGDRLLERFNGAFKVMGGNDGKTLIPVGDNIKPPDKQDLIYSADSPDFCSANRKTGSLGTRGRVCNSTAMDTSGCDLLCCGRGHRDETVVLEENCLCRFHWCCVVQCRKCSVRQELSLCV